The Marispirochaeta aestuarii genome contains a region encoding:
- a CDS encoding DMT family transporter, with translation MQATSSKKYVGLLSGVLCISFSAIFVKLAAVDSTVSAFYRCFYSSIFLFGIALVRGELRGASWRWLVPALWGGLALAADLIIWHKTILYIGAGPATIMANSQVIFVTIFGFFFFKERISPWFPLLIPFIFLGLFLTIPTIQVLVSPGIGFFLGILVGIAYSGYLLGLRFAKMKAGKGYPEILSLAVFMAVTGAFVGTYGAVVEQVDFIVSSWRSQLFLVLMALLSQSMGWILIKTNITRLPSHRGSLLLLIQPMLTMLWGFLLLGEPLGPVQILGMVLALGLIALYQLRLAPED, from the coding sequence ATGCAGGCGACCTCCAGTAAAAAGTACGTCGGGCTTCTGTCCGGGGTACTGTGTATCAGTTTTTCAGCGATTTTCGTCAAGCTCGCCGCGGTGGACTCCACGGTCAGCGCCTTTTATCGCTGTTTTTACTCATCGATTTTTCTCTTCGGTATTGCCCTCGTCCGGGGGGAACTGCGGGGCGCATCCTGGCGCTGGCTGGTTCCGGCCCTCTGGGGAGGGCTCGCCCTTGCGGCGGATCTGATAATATGGCACAAGACCATTCTGTACATCGGCGCGGGGCCTGCCACCATTATGGCCAACAGCCAGGTCATTTTTGTGACCATCTTCGGCTTCTTCTTTTTCAAGGAGCGTATTTCTCCCTGGTTTCCGCTGCTCATCCCCTTTATTTTTCTGGGCCTTTTTCTTACGATCCCGACCATCCAGGTCCTGGTCTCTCCGGGGATCGGATTCTTTCTCGGGATTCTCGTGGGGATTGCTTACTCCGGTTATCTGCTGGGTCTGCGCTTTGCGAAGATGAAGGCCGGGAAAGGCTACCCCGAGATCCTCTCCCTGGCGGTGTTCATGGCGGTGACCGGTGCGTTCGTGGGTACCTACGGTGCCGTTGTTGAACAGGTCGATTTTATCGTTAGCTCCTGGAGGAGTCAGCTCTTCCTGGTCCTGATGGCCCTGCTCTCCCAGAGTATGGGATGGATCCTGATAAAAACCAACATAACCCGGCTTCCCTCCCACCGGGGGAGCCTGCTGCTCTTGATACAGCCCATGCTGACCATGCTCTGGGGTTTCCTGCTTCTGGGAGAGCCCCTGGGACCCGTACAGATTTTGGGAATGGTTCTGGCTCTGGGCCTGATTGCCCTGTATCAGCTCCGGCTGGCGCCGGAGGATTAG
- the selA gene encoding L-seryl-tRNA(Sec) selenium transferase encodes MKKHQLAALPQIETLLQDPGVEKYIENLGRPVVAELARSVVDGVRRSVLKGDSEVPPFSEVLERLLAECGVIGKEKLQKVINATGIIIHTNMGRAPILREVWREAEEINCSYSNLEFDLKTGKRGKRKGLIPLLVSRLVGSEDALIVNNNAAAVFLILQTFARDREVIVNRGEQVQIGGGFRIPEILQQSGARLVEIGTTNISTREDYLSAFSDETAMILSVHRSNFAIRGFTDSPTVRELARIRPDTVLLCVDQGSGVIDEALPGEISVRTHLHDGADLVCFSGDKVLGGPQAGIIVGRKVLIAKLERHPLMRVFRPGKAVYSLLEAGLVRRLNGQNSMVAETLVLSMRELKSRGRKILQGIDRSKASVVESTLTSGGGSAPDESFPSLSVQINIGRKADTILRALRNADPPIIGIISEDRVQLNLATIQPEDIPRIRAELQNLLGG; translated from the coding sequence ATGAAAAAACATCAGCTTGCAGCGCTCCCCCAGATCGAAACACTCCTGCAGGATCCCGGGGTAGAAAAGTATATTGAAAACCTGGGAAGACCCGTGGTAGCAGAGCTCGCCCGTAGCGTTGTGGACGGTGTCCGGCGTTCGGTACTGAAGGGCGACAGTGAGGTTCCCCCTTTTTCTGAAGTCCTGGAGAGGCTTCTTGCGGAATGCGGAGTAATCGGAAAAGAAAAGCTACAGAAGGTGATAAACGCCACAGGAATCATCATCCACACCAATATGGGGCGGGCTCCCATTCTGCGGGAGGTATGGCGGGAAGCGGAGGAGATCAACTGCTCGTACTCCAATCTGGAATTCGACCTGAAAACCGGCAAGCGGGGTAAAAGAAAGGGGCTGATCCCTCTGCTGGTTTCACGGCTGGTGGGGTCGGAGGACGCCTTGATCGTAAACAATAACGCTGCGGCGGTTTTTCTTATCCTGCAGACCTTTGCCCGGGACCGGGAGGTCATTGTAAACCGGGGAGAGCAGGTGCAGATCGGGGGTGGATTCAGGATCCCGGAGATTCTTCAGCAATCCGGCGCCCGCCTCGTGGAGATCGGCACAACGAACATCAGTACCCGGGAGGATTACCTCTCGGCCTTTTCCGATGAGACCGCGATGATTCTGTCGGTTCACCGTTCCAATTTCGCCATTCGCGGGTTTACCGACTCCCCGACAGTCAGGGAACTTGCCCGGATCAGGCCGGATACGGTCCTTCTCTGCGTGGACCAGGGGTCCGGGGTCATTGACGAAGCGCTGCCCGGCGAGATATCCGTCCGGACCCATCTGCATGACGGTGCGGATCTGGTCTGCTTTTCCGGCGACAAGGTTCTGGGCGGCCCCCAGGCGGGGATTATTGTCGGAAGGAAGGTGCTGATCGCGAAGCTGGAGCGGCACCCCCTTATGCGGGTCTTCCGGCCCGGAAAGGCGGTCTACTCCCTCCTGGAGGCCGGCTTGGTCCGGCGTCTGAACGGTCAGAACAGCATGGTTGCCGAGACCCTCGTTCTGAGTATGCGGGAACTGAAGAGCCGGGGACGGAAGATTCTCCAGGGCATCGACCGGAGCAAAGCCTCCGTTGTTGAATCCACCCTTACAAGCGGAGGCGGCTCGGCTCCTGATGAGAGCTTTCCATCCCTGTCGGTACAGATCAATATCGGACGGAAGGCGGACACAATTCTCAGGGCTCTGCGGAACGCCGATCCCCCCATCATCGGGATAATCTCCGAAGACAGGGTCCAGCTGAACCTGGCGACTATTCAGCCGGAGGATATTCCCCGCATCCGGGCGGAGCTGCAGAATCTACTGGGAGGATAG
- the selD gene encoding selenide, water dikinase SelD produces MSLKEIRLTSMTAAAGUAAKRGSSSLAQVLQPLAGMFSDMENDNLIIGLEISDDAAVYRLGEDKAAILTVDFFTPVVDDPYSYGAVAAANAMSDIYAMGGEVAVALNICAFPAEMDEGIITEIMRGGAEKVKEAGGILAGGHTVDDREPKYGLSVMGFAHPDAIMTKGGARPGDRLILTKALGSGIITTAAKSRKADTLHVEEAVRSMMKLNKDAARILVDHEIKGCTDITGFALLGHTFEIAEKSGVRIQLSASSLPFLDGSMEYADEWLFPGGTGKNKRAYEEHISFAASIEEEMRHLMFTPETSGGLLAAVPAGKIQEVLAAFQKTGSFCRVIGEVVEGSGIEVTP; encoded by the coding sequence ATGTCGCTGAAGGAGATACGGCTCACATCCATGACTGCCGCTGCCGGTTGAGCGGCCAAGAGGGGGTCATCCTCCCTGGCGCAGGTGCTGCAGCCATTAGCCGGAATGTTCTCTGATATGGAGAACGACAACTTGATCATAGGACTCGAAATCAGTGACGATGCCGCCGTGTACCGCCTGGGGGAGGACAAGGCGGCCATCCTTACGGTGGATTTCTTTACCCCCGTGGTGGACGACCCCTACAGCTACGGCGCCGTTGCAGCGGCAAACGCCATGAGCGATATCTACGCCATGGGAGGCGAGGTCGCGGTGGCCCTGAATATCTGCGCCTTCCCGGCGGAGATGGACGAAGGAATAATCACGGAAATCATGCGGGGAGGCGCGGAAAAGGTCAAAGAGGCCGGCGGAATCCTCGCAGGGGGCCATACCGTAGACGACCGGGAACCCAAGTACGGGCTGTCGGTCATGGGATTCGCCCATCCTGATGCAATCATGACCAAGGGCGGAGCTCGCCCCGGGGACAGGCTAATCCTCACCAAGGCCCTTGGTTCAGGCATTATTACCACCGCGGCGAAAAGCCGGAAGGCCGATACCCTCCACGTCGAAGAAGCAGTCCGCAGCATGATGAAACTGAATAAAGACGCCGCGAGAATCCTGGTGGACCATGAAATAAAGGGCTGTACAGATATTACCGGTTTCGCGCTGCTGGGTCACACCTTCGAAATAGCGGAAAAGAGCGGAGTGAGGATACAGCTGTCCGCATCTTCCCTGCCCTTTCTGGATGGCTCCATGGAATACGCCGACGAATGGCTCTTTCCCGGGGGAACCGGAAAGAACAAACGCGCCTATGAAGAGCACATCAGTTTCGCGGCTTCAATAGAAGAAGAGATGCGCCACCTCATGTTTACACCGGAAACCTCCGGCGGCCTGCTGGCGGCGGTCCCTGCGGGGAAGATACAGGAGGTCCTTGCCGCCTTTCAAAAGACCGGAAGCTTCTGCAGGGTAATCGGGGAGGTGGTGGAAGGATCAGGGATCGAGGTCACCCCCTAA
- a CDS encoding class I SAM-dependent methyltransferase translates to MNEKRRFRQRLKDFDLTLPESKKEYNRMLFTPVAQVYSGITRVLSFGRDAAWKRKLISLLPEIPEPRILDLACGPGDLSFLLALRYPSARIEGIDLNTDMLDRAASNLARMPGNIQERIHFFPGDMNELPFNDGEFDIVSGGYALRNSPDLGRSLAEVHRMLKPGGYAAFLDFSRSSRKHTGRLQLGLLSFWGRLWGRVYHGNPEVYGYIAESLKSFPDQAEFLRLLEGFGFSPVHYLPRMFGMLRITVIRKN, encoded by the coding sequence ATGAACGAGAAACGGCGATTCCGGCAGCGTCTGAAGGATTTTGATCTCACCCTGCCCGAAAGCAAGAAGGAGTATAACCGCATGCTCTTTACTCCCGTTGCACAGGTTTATTCCGGTATTACGCGGGTGCTCTCCTTCGGACGGGATGCGGCCTGGAAGCGGAAGCTGATTTCGCTGCTTCCGGAGATCCCTGAGCCACGCATTCTGGACCTTGCCTGCGGACCGGGGGATCTCAGTTTTCTGCTCGCCCTGCGGTATCCTTCCGCCCGAATAGAGGGGATCGACCTGAATACCGATATGCTGGACCGGGCGGCTTCGAACCTTGCACGTATGCCCGGGAATATACAGGAAAGGATCCATTTTTTCCCGGGAGACATGAACGAACTTCCCTTCAACGACGGGGAATTCGATATTGTCAGCGGAGGTTACGCCCTGCGGAACTCCCCCGACCTGGGGCGCAGCCTGGCGGAGGTACACCGCATGTTGAAGCCCGGGGGATACGCCGCGTTTCTCGATTTCTCCAGATCGAGCCGGAAACATACGGGGAGGCTGCAGCTTGGTCTTCTGTCATTCTGGGGGCGTCTCTGGGGCCGGGTATATCATGGGAATCCCGAGGTCTACGGGTATATCGCAGAGAGCCTTAAGAGTTTTCCGGATCAGGCTGAGTTTTTACGCCTCCTTGAGGGTTTCGGTTTTTCTCCGGTCCATTACCTGCCGCGAATGTTCGGAATGCTGAGAATCACGGTGATCAGAAAGAACTGA
- a CDS encoding FAD-dependent oxidoreductase yields MRTKILIVGAGPVGLLLANLLGQKKIDTLLVEKRSEASRHSKAIGITPPSLRILAQLGLEETFISEGVRITDAHVHGKKDRIGHLSFSALPGPYRFILSFPQRRTEEILRRTLESFPGIQFLQNHECIEYSDHGDHISARVRTETGGTLDIDADYLCACDGFRSSLRQLSGIDMPGREYSDTFLMGDYRDRSGLEREAHLFFTPSGSVESFPLPGEFRRWVVQTPFYMEDPDPDYLENSVFQRSGFALDPADREWTSPFRIYSRVMPVFYRGRLLFLGDAAHTIPPIGGQGMNTGFGDAEHAAGILASMLEGGYSAGLLRSYSRRRRKAAVTAAGRAVLSMKTGTIQGSIASALRNGILTLLLASPFKHSLSKHYAMLALKGISSF; encoded by the coding sequence ATGCGAACAAAGATCCTGATCGTGGGAGCCGGCCCCGTTGGCCTTTTGCTTGCCAACCTGCTGGGACAGAAAAAGATCGATACCCTGCTGGTGGAAAAACGGAGCGAAGCTTCCCGGCATTCCAAGGCCATCGGGATTACCCCCCCTTCCCTTCGCATTCTGGCGCAGCTCGGACTTGAAGAGACCTTTATCTCGGAGGGGGTCAGGATTACAGATGCCCATGTCCATGGAAAAAAGGACAGAATCGGGCACCTCTCCTTTTCCGCCCTCCCCGGACCATACCGGTTCATACTTTCCTTTCCCCAGCGGAGGACCGAAGAGATCCTGCGGCGGACGCTTGAATCCTTTCCAGGTATCCAGTTCCTGCAGAACCATGAGTGCATCGAATACAGCGATCATGGGGACCACATAAGCGCCAGGGTGCGTACAGAAACGGGCGGGACCCTGGATATTGACGCTGACTACCTCTGCGCCTGCGACGGCTTCCGCTCGAGCCTGCGGCAGCTATCCGGCATCGACATGCCCGGGCGTGAATATTCCGACACCTTCCTGATGGGAGACTACCGGGACCGATCCGGCCTGGAGAGAGAGGCACATCTCTTTTTTACCCCTTCAGGATCGGTGGAATCCTTTCCCCTTCCCGGGGAGTTCCGGCGCTGGGTGGTTCAGACGCCTTTTTATATGGAGGATCCCGACCCTGATTACCTGGAAAATTCTGTATTCCAGCGTTCAGGCTTCGCCCTTGACCCGGCAGACAGGGAGTGGACGAGCCCGTTCAGAATATACAGCCGGGTCATGCCGGTTTTTTATCGGGGGAGGCTTCTCTTTCTCGGCGACGCAGCCCATACGATTCCCCCCATCGGCGGCCAGGGAATGAATACAGGCTTCGGGGACGCGGAGCATGCAGCAGGAATACTCGCTTCCATGCTGGAAGGTGGATACAGCGCCGGACTTCTTCGCAGCTACTCCCGCCGTCGCCGGAAGGCCGCCGTAACAGCCGCAGGACGGGCGGTACTCTCCATGAAAACAGGGACCATACAGGGCAGTATCGCCTCAGCCCTGCGGAACGGGATACTTACACTGCTCCTTGCAAGCCCTTTTAAACACAGCCTCTCGAAACATTACGCCATGCTGGCGCTAAAGGGTATCAGTTCTTTCTGA
- the prxU gene encoding thioredoxin-dependent peroxiredoxin (Most members of this family contain a selenocysteine.) — MPEEFKPGCQRPKSGPVGGESAKAASGEQTVQEEKKPMIKVGQKAPDFSAAAYHKGKFIEVKLSEYIGKWVVLCFYPGDFTFVUATEISAVAEKHAEFEKLGVTVLSMSVDSIYVHKMWNDHELSKMVEGGVPFPMLSDGGGAIGTAYGVYDEAAGVNTRGRFLIDPDGNIQGFEVLTPPVGRNVSETLRQIQAFQLVREKKGTEATPSGWKPGKKTLKPSPDLVGNVWKEWKPGMAFDE, encoded by the coding sequence ATGCCTGAAGAATTCAAACCGGGTTGTCAGCGACCAAAGAGCGGACCCGTCGGCGGAGAATCCGCAAAAGCGGCCTCCGGCGAACAGACAGTACAGGAGGAAAAAAAGCCTATGATCAAAGTCGGACAGAAGGCGCCTGATTTTTCAGCCGCCGCGTATCACAAAGGCAAGTTCATCGAGGTTAAGCTCTCCGAGTATATCGGAAAGTGGGTCGTCCTGTGTTTTTACCCAGGCGACTTTACCTTTGTTTGAGCAACAGAAATTTCGGCGGTCGCCGAAAAGCATGCTGAGTTCGAGAAGCTCGGCGTAACTGTCCTCTCCATGAGTGTGGACAGTATCTATGTTCATAAAATGTGGAATGATCATGAACTTTCAAAAATGGTAGAAGGCGGCGTACCCTTCCCCATGCTTTCCGATGGAGGCGGGGCTATAGGTACTGCCTATGGAGTCTACGATGAAGCTGCCGGAGTAAACACCCGAGGGCGCTTCCTGATCGATCCCGACGGCAATATCCAGGGCTTTGAAGTCCTTACTCCCCCAGTGGGTCGGAACGTTTCGGAAACCCTGCGGCAGATCCAGGCCTTCCAACTGGTACGGGAAAAGAAAGGGACCGAGGCTACCCCATCGGGATGGAAACCCGGAAAGAAAACCCTTAAACCCTCTCCCGACCTTGTAGGCAATGTCTGGAAGGAGTGGAAACCCGGCATGGCTTTTGACGAATAG
- the selB gene encoding selenocysteine-specific translation elongation factor, translated as MHIIGTAGHVDHGKTALIQALTGINADRLPEEKKRGMTIDLGFAHFETPEGEAVGVIDVPGHERFIRNMVAGAWSLSCAVLVVAGNEGWMQQTDDHARVLEAMGIGEVICALTKVDTIDDEFRELVSELVQENLVRIFRKEISIIPVSSLTGEGIDTLRAALVEVLRRMPASKTGGSAFFHVDRVFTIKGSGTVVTGSLAGGELSEGDEISILPGGLTAKIRGIQSYYSSLKTAYPVSRVACNLQGIKKEEVSRGCVAARDPADFSCEREFIIQWEALDESRRAIRNHMELEIASGTGHYIGTIHFLKTEGFARIVLNEKIPVGSFDPCLFIQQGGYHILGKGRFIWAGETDRHFRIRLAEILKDYPVPEAISDEAVLRFMLKGWFTYASGAQKRTIKQFAATRSLKTREVQSTVVLEDFLLKEADRLTRLCSKPGGAGKAEYLQSGDIPLEIKEYLIDRGLTTYRIVQKDRILISPEQLDGDYGLSPLAKKIMNMLEKQKNAGLQLKEIPDPGARSELRNLARMEKVVALEGDIYFSRESFDALARVILEGLDAGTSFSIPEAKEKTGLTRRYMIPFLNKMEEKGLVRRDGDSRVVC; from the coding sequence GTGCACATAATAGGAACCGCCGGTCATGTGGATCACGGCAAAACGGCACTTATACAGGCCCTTACGGGAATCAACGCCGACAGACTTCCGGAGGAAAAAAAACGGGGAATGACCATTGACCTGGGATTCGCCCATTTCGAGACCCCCGAAGGCGAAGCGGTGGGAGTCATCGACGTCCCCGGGCACGAGCGCTTTATCCGGAACATGGTCGCCGGCGCCTGGAGCCTCTCCTGCGCCGTACTGGTGGTTGCCGGGAACGAGGGCTGGATGCAGCAGACCGACGACCACGCCCGGGTGCTCGAGGCAATGGGCATTGGGGAGGTCATCTGTGCCCTTACCAAGGTCGATACAATTGACGATGAGTTCCGCGAGCTGGTGAGCGAACTGGTTCAGGAGAATCTGGTTCGCATCTTCAGGAAAGAGATCAGCATAATTCCCGTATCCTCCCTGACCGGTGAAGGGATCGATACCCTGCGCGCTGCTCTGGTGGAGGTTCTCCGCAGGATGCCCGCGTCCAAAACGGGGGGCTCCGCGTTTTTTCACGTGGACAGGGTATTTACCATAAAGGGATCGGGTACGGTCGTAACCGGGTCCCTGGCGGGGGGCGAGCTCTCCGAAGGGGATGAGATCAGCATTCTGCCCGGAGGTCTCACGGCGAAAATACGGGGCATTCAATCCTATTACAGTTCCCTGAAGACGGCGTACCCTGTTTCCCGGGTTGCCTGCAACCTTCAGGGCATAAAAAAGGAAGAGGTATCCCGGGGATGTGTCGCCGCCAGGGACCCGGCGGACTTCAGCTGCGAGAGGGAGTTCATTATTCAGTGGGAGGCCCTGGATGAAAGCCGCAGGGCCATTCGAAATCATATGGAGCTGGAGATCGCCAGCGGTACGGGCCACTATATCGGCACCATACATTTCCTGAAGACTGAAGGTTTTGCCAGGATTGTACTGAATGAAAAGATCCCGGTTGGCAGTTTCGATCCCTGTCTGTTTATCCAGCAGGGGGGGTATCACATACTGGGAAAGGGTCGTTTTATATGGGCGGGAGAGACGGACCGGCATTTCAGAATCCGGCTTGCCGAAATTCTGAAGGACTATCCCGTTCCGGAGGCGATAAGTGATGAGGCCGTTCTGCGCTTCATGCTGAAGGGCTGGTTTACCTATGCTTCCGGGGCACAAAAGCGGACAATAAAACAGTTTGCCGCAACCCGGTCCCTGAAAACACGGGAAGTTCAGAGCACGGTGGTTCTGGAAGACTTTCTTCTGAAGGAGGCCGACAGGCTGACCCGGCTCTGCTCGAAACCCGGCGGTGCAGGAAAGGCCGAGTATCTTCAATCCGGGGATATTCCCCTGGAGATCAAGGAATATCTTATCGACCGGGGATTGACCACCTACAGAATTGTACAGAAGGACCGTATACTGATCTCACCGGAACAGCTTGACGGGGATTACGGCCTGTCTCCCCTGGCAAAAAAGATCATGAATATGCTGGAGAAACAGAAAAATGCGGGACTGCAGCTGAAGGAGATACCGGACCCCGGAGCACGATCGGAACTGCGCAACCTGGCGCGTATGGAGAAAGTCGTGGCCCTGGAGGGGGATATCTATTTCAGCAGGGAGAGCTTCGACGCCCTGGCCCGGGTTATACTCGAAGGGCTCGATGCGGGAACATCCTTCTCCATCCCCGAAGCAAAGGAAAAGACCGGTCTTACCCGGAGATACATGATTCCCTTTTTAAACAAGATGGAAGAAAAAGGTCTGGTAAGACGCGACGGGGACAGCCGGGTTGTGTGCTGA
- a CDS encoding PIN domain-containing protein: MAKFFIDTNILVYANDKRDPDKQRQAVDLISGLMKSGEGVISTQVLQEYANVAVGKLGQSEEVVLRQLHLLEKIELVTQSSSMIRRAVEIRKTYGINFWDACIVSNAESAECDAIYSEDLNTGQFYSGIRIINPFVE; this comes from the coding sequence ATGGCCAAGTTCTTCATTGATACGAATATTCTGGTATATGCAAACGATAAACGGGACCCTGACAAGCAGAGACAGGCGGTGGATCTGATTTCCGGTCTTATGAAAAGCGGGGAAGGAGTCATCTCTACACAGGTCCTGCAGGAGTACGCTAATGTGGCGGTGGGAAAACTCGGGCAGTCAGAGGAGGTTGTTTTACGGCAACTGCATCTTCTTGAAAAGATTGAGCTTGTTACTCAATCTTCTTCAATGATAAGAAGGGCGGTAGAAATACGGAAGACCTATGGTATAAACTTCTGGGATGCATGTATTGTCAGTAACGCAGAATCTGCCGAATGCGATGCCATCTATTCCGAGGATCTCAACACCGGGCAGTTCTATTCGGGTATACGGATAATCAATCCTTTTGTGGAATAA
- a CDS encoding Rid family detoxifying hydrolase: MKSKAERHEGTSGKRGIWISFSLILLVSLAPLLFSAKVFFAGDVPARASVAELTAHLDDRISAIMRDYEVPGFALVLLQKGEPVWSRAYGFADLKTGRRLTLDTWFRMESISKSVTAWGVMKLAEQGRIDLDASVRNYIASWTIPESNFNEEKVSVRRLLNGSSGMPLGTIGNTYEPTAENIPTLKEILNKDAHLFQGPGSTFSYSNTAFNILELLIEEVSGHDFSSYMKREILDPLGMTSASFEWSETFYPPAAKGYGLQGEEFPVYIYPDRAAGGLFGTAHDVAKFAAAGMTGFSSRYEGVLDTGSIEEMYAPESSMSGYYKFVFDGYGLGHFIEFLSDSNDPEKIFKVVSHGGQGSGWMTDFHAIPETGDGIVLLSNSQRVWPGFACILKDWTSWLGLSPAGMGIIVELQKAVWGMITLLLFLVSWRTWTIIRETVSGIRSFGFRGEGRRLIRLVQFLFAAVLVGIYIRIQSLDYWFVDSVLPIASPWLDFLLLAVSAVLSAAAVLPRSAGPAAGGAEARLNRSFWYRDKKTSIQGEESMRYINTNKAPAAVGPYSQAVLSGNTLYVSGQIPFVPDTMTLVSEKVEEQAKQSLANIQAIIEAGGFVLTDVVKCTVFLTDMNDFAAVNTVYADFFGDHKPARCAVEVSRLPKGAQVEIDAVCEKN; the protein is encoded by the coding sequence CTGAAATCGAAGGCGGAACGACATGAGGGCACATCAGGAAAACGAGGTATCTGGATATCTTTTTCCCTTATCCTGCTTGTTTCCCTGGCTCCGCTTTTATTTTCCGCAAAGGTTTTTTTCGCCGGAGACGTACCGGCGCGTGCTTCAGTAGCGGAGTTAACCGCTCACCTTGACGATCGAATAAGCGCAATCATGCGGGACTATGAGGTCCCGGGATTCGCGCTGGTACTGCTGCAGAAGGGCGAGCCCGTCTGGAGCAGAGCCTATGGTTTTGCGGACCTGAAAACCGGTCGCAGATTAACCCTGGACACCTGGTTCCGCATGGAATCCATTTCAAAGTCGGTAACGGCCTGGGGAGTAATGAAGCTTGCGGAACAGGGGCGTATAGACCTCGATGCTTCTGTCCGGAACTATATTGCATCCTGGACCATACCGGAGAGTAATTTTAATGAGGAAAAGGTAAGCGTTCGCAGGCTGTTAAACGGCAGTTCCGGAATGCCTCTTGGTACTATCGGAAATACCTATGAGCCGACGGCGGAGAACATACCGACACTGAAGGAAATTCTTAACAAAGACGCGCATCTTTTTCAGGGACCGGGTTCGACGTTCTCCTATTCCAATACGGCATTCAACATTCTTGAACTCCTTATAGAGGAGGTAAGCGGACACGATTTTTCCAGCTACATGAAGCGGGAGATCCTTGATCCGCTGGGTATGACTTCCGCCAGCTTCGAATGGAGCGAGACCTTTTATCCGCCTGCTGCAAAAGGATACGGACTGCAGGGAGAAGAGTTTCCGGTTTACATATATCCTGACCGGGCTGCGGGTGGACTATTTGGTACTGCCCATGACGTGGCAAAGTTCGCGGCTGCGGGAATGACAGGTTTTTCGTCGAGGTACGAGGGGGTTCTCGATACCGGGAGTATCGAGGAGATGTACGCTCCTGAATCGTCGATGTCCGGTTACTACAAATTTGTTTTTGACGGATACGGTCTGGGACATTTTATTGAATTTCTGTCCGATTCCAACGACCCGGAAAAAATTTTCAAGGTCGTATCCCACGGTGGGCAGGGTTCGGGCTGGATGACCGACTTTCACGCCATTCCCGAAACCGGAGACGGCATTGTCCTTCTTTCCAATAGTCAGCGGGTGTGGCCCGGTTTCGCCTGTATCCTGAAGGACTGGACGAGCTGGCTCGGGCTTTCCCCAGCGGGAATGGGGATTATTGTGGAGCTGCAGAAGGCGGTCTGGGGTATGATTACCCTGCTGCTGTTTCTGGTATCCTGGCGTACATGGACAATTATCCGAGAGACTGTTTCGGGCATCCGCAGTTTCGGTTTTAGAGGAGAAGGCCGCCGGCTGATCCGGCTCGTACAATTCCTGTTTGCCGCAGTCCTTGTCGGAATCTATATCCGGATACAAAGCCTGGATTACTGGTTTGTCGATTCGGTGTTACCCATAGCCTCCCCCTGGCTGGATTTCCTGCTTCTGGCGGTCTCCGCCGTTCTGTCTGCCGCCGCCGTACTGCCACGTTCCGCTGGCCCTGCAGCCGGCGGGGCGGAGGCCCGATTGAACAGGTCTTTCTGGTACCGGGATAAAAAAACATCGATCCAAGGAGAAGAATCAATGAGATATATCAATACAAACAAGGCCCCTGCCGCTGTCGGTCCCTATTCCCAGGCTGTTCTCAGCGGGAACACCCTGTATGTCTCAGGACAGATCCCCTTTGTTCCCGATACCATGACACTGGTAAGCGAGAAGGTGGAAGAGCAGGCAAAACAGTCCCTTGCCAACATTCAGGCTATTATCGAGGCTGGGGGATTTGTGCTTACCGACGTGGTAAAATGCACTGTATTCCTCACCGATATGAATGACTTTGCTGCGGTAAATACAGTCTACGCTGACTTCTTCGGCGATCATAAACCTGCGCGCTGTGCCGTGGAGGTTTCCCGTCTGCCGAAGGGTGCACAAGTAGAAATCGATGCAGTTTGTGAAAAAAATTGA
- a CDS encoding DUF6364 family protein gives MNITLSADEELIRKAREYAKRHNSTLNNIIRRHLEHITNEMDALSAAREFESICSDYAGESPPDYHFNREEEYRR, from the coding sequence ATGAATATAACCCTTTCTGCAGACGAAGAACTGATACGAAAGGCCCGGGAATACGCTAAACGGCACAATTCCACCCTGAATAATATAATACGCCGGCATCTTGAACATATAACCAACGAAATGGATGCTCTCTCGGCTGCCCGGGAGTTCGAGTCAATATGCTCTGACTATGCCGGGGAATCTCCTCCTGATTACCATTTCAACCGGGAAGAAGAGTACAGGAGATAA